A single region of the Methanothermobacter sp. K4 genome encodes:
- a CDS encoding PAS domain S-box protein, with product MNPLALISISAFVTATVSGIYIFVKNPRSRFNRALLAFSALVAYLSLTDFGLYISESYGMAAIWVRMGFLWPFVVPVILHMVMIFTGRMRRWYTLAALYVPAFIFSALELTSSLITAGPLLTPWGWTFKTSVSALYEISTIWGLTLGIIALILVVIHLRSPSGGGRTQGAYLFTGLIVPIITGFLTDLMLPFIGFEVPSFTNVAAAAGVSIIAYGVLRFHIPLLSPMNAAMDIVRNMNSFLIITDLEFRISYVNPAAERLTGFSAAELLGRRIDEVMEFDGKLAGMMESMVESTLKSGEGVVPVVVSAGHIHGSGREHVGFLFTGSDIRPIKDMEKKLQRREERLVLLTEHMADGLGEFDRDFNFRYLSPSVKNITGYSHEHLINRSATDFLDYVHPDDRENVRELIMSDEEMHRATFRIKRPDGSYRWVEYVDRPIHSDGGISGYVFSLRDIHEHKLAEEALRVSREKFRELFRNMNAGVIVLGPVKGGFRVLSMNPAAEEMEGVVCGDVKGMELERALPGIAESSIMEALEEVTGKDGPLHLPEVKHGERWLEVYIYSLSTGEVVIICGDITLRKEYEDRLRSSIREKEALLREVHHRVKNNFQIISSLINLQLPEIQDPAPLLDLQSRVQSMALVHELLYESEDITSIDMRRYIERLTSSILDSYHAAGIELNVSVEDVTLPIETAVPLGLIINELITNSVKYAFSEGGEITVELESEGDDFILTISDNGVGFSPGFVLEESDSLGLKLVGGLVDQLDGDLEVNMEDGTEFRVKFSVVPYTPRI from the coding sequence ATGAATCCACTGGCCCTGATTTCAATCTCTGCTTTTGTAACCGCAACCGTATCTGGAATATACATCTTTGTGAAGAACCCCAGGAGCCGTTTCAACAGGGCACTACTTGCTTTTTCGGCACTCGTCGCATACCTTTCACTCACAGATTTCGGCCTTTACATCTCAGAGTCCTATGGGATGGCAGCCATCTGGGTGAGGATGGGGTTCCTCTGGCCATTCGTGGTTCCGGTGATCCTTCACATGGTAATGATATTCACGGGAAGAATGAGAAGATGGTACACTCTCGCAGCACTCTACGTACCTGCATTTATATTTTCAGCCCTTGAACTTACAAGCAGCCTCATAACTGCAGGTCCGCTACTTACACCATGGGGATGGACATTTAAAACATCAGTATCGGCGTTATATGAAATTTCAACAATCTGGGGACTCACTCTGGGGATAATTGCACTTATCCTCGTTGTGATTCACCTGCGGTCCCCCTCGGGTGGAGGGAGGACTCAGGGGGCTTACCTCTTCACGGGCCTTATAGTTCCCATTATAACCGGGTTCCTAACTGACCTCATGCTCCCCTTTATAGGCTTTGAGGTCCCATCATTTACAAATGTTGCGGCTGCAGCAGGGGTATCAATAATAGCCTACGGGGTGCTCAGGTTTCACATACCACTTCTCAGTCCAATGAACGCGGCAATGGACATTGTAAGGAACATGAACAGTTTCCTCATCATAACAGACCTTGAATTCAGGATATCCTATGTTAACCCGGCAGCCGAGAGGTTAACGGGTTTCAGTGCAGCGGAACTTCTGGGGCGGAGGATAGATGAGGTCATGGAATTTGATGGTAAACTCGCTGGGATGATGGAATCAATGGTGGAATCAACCCTGAAATCAGGGGAGGGGGTGGTACCCGTTGTTGTATCCGCTGGCCATATACATGGAAGTGGCCGGGAACATGTCGGCTTCCTTTTCACGGGTTCAGATATAAGGCCAATTAAGGATATGGAGAAAAAACTTCAAAGGAGGGAGGAACGCCTTGTGCTTCTCACAGAACACATGGCCGATGGCCTCGGGGAATTCGACAGGGACTTCAACTTCAGGTACCTCAGCCCATCAGTGAAGAATATAACAGGGTACAGTCATGAGCACCTCATCAACCGATCCGCTACAGATTTCCTGGATTACGTGCACCCCGATGACCGGGAGAATGTCAGAGAGCTCATCATGAGTGATGAGGAAATGCACAGGGCAACATTCAGGATAAAAAGGCCAGATGGAAGCTACAGATGGGTGGAATACGTTGACAGGCCCATCCACAGTGATGGTGGTATCAGTGGCTACGTCTTCAGCCTGAGGGATATACACGAGCATAAACTCGCAGAGGAGGCCCTCAGGGTGAGCAGGGAGAAGTTCAGGGAGCTTTTCAGAAACATGAATGCAGGGGTAATCGTTTTAGGTCCTGTTAAAGGAGGTTTCAGGGTTTTATCCATGAATCCCGCCGCTGAGGAGATGGAGGGTGTCGTCTGCGGGGACGTGAAAGGAATGGAACTTGAGAGGGCACTTCCAGGAATCGCAGAATCCAGCATCATGGAGGCCCTTGAAGAGGTGACTGGGAAGGATGGACCACTGCACCTCCCCGAGGTTAAACATGGTGAGAGATGGCTTGAAGTGTACATATACAGTCTTTCAACAGGGGAGGTTGTCATAATATGCGGGGATATAACCCTCAGGAAGGAGTACGAGGACAGGCTGAGATCCTCCATAAGGGAGAAGGAGGCGCTGCTGAGGGAGGTTCACCACAGGGTCAAGAACAACTTCCAGATAATATCCAGCCTAATAAACCTCCAGTTACCTGAAATCCAGGATCCAGCACCGCTCCTGGACCTTCAGAGCAGGGTTCAATCCATGGCCCTCGTACATGAACTCCTCTATGAATCTGAGGATATCACCAGCATCGACATGAGGCGCTACATTGAGAGGCTCACATCATCCATCCTGGACAGCTACCATGCAGCGGGAATAGAACTCAATGTTTCAGTGGAGGATGTGACTCTCCCCATCGAGACAGCCGTGCCCCTGGGCCTCATAATAAATGAGCTTATCACAAATTCCGTGAAATATGCATTCAGTGAGGGGGGAGAGATCACAGTGGAACTGGAATCAGAGGGTGATGATTTCATACTCACCATTTCAGATAATGGTGTGGGTTTTTCACCTGGCTTTGTACTTGAGGAATCTGATTCACTGGGCCTGAAACTTGTAGGTGGACTTGTGGATCAGCTGGACGGGGACCTTGAGGTTAACATGGAGGATGGAACTGAATTCAGGGTTAAATTCTCTGTTGTACCCTACACACCTCGAATCTAG
- a CDS encoding tRNA (5-methylaminomethyl-2-thiouridine)(34)-methyltransferase MnmD, producing MVLTPRDDVLGEVRNYFERERRSGINRRTEAWRSLSENFIRTADGSYTLESDSPGEAMHTRSGAITESFEKFVRPSIPHDAEEIRVLDLCSGLGYNTAALLEFTSAIEVTVDMVEVSPETLSAALIVPSPVPSHELVKAAYEDRLMDMGIVGIRAYPPPPPQVTLRVHCEDARETLQKLEADCYDAIFLDAFSPGVSPELYTVEFLSQIARVIKPDGVLATYTSAAPLRSALIEAGFHVGAGPVFGRKSAGTLASKDPSKLKEPLEWMDERMVALSDAGIPYRDPLLSSDGETIIERRRAERRLARGVTRISSAVKTPIYLGVSVEGDRIGRRVRRNLERMGISDPAGEEALYIICPQMDECVCGCGEERLATSRERILSMRRRLLEVVSFRGMIKENPV from the coding sequence ATGGTACTCACACCAAGGGATGATGTTCTGGGGGAGGTTAGAAACTACTTTGAAAGGGAGCGCCGTTCTGGGATAAACAGGCGCACTGAGGCATGGCGTTCACTTTCAGAGAATTTCATAAGAACCGCTGATGGCTCATACACCCTTGAGTCAGATTCCCCCGGGGAGGCCATGCACACCAGGAGCGGCGCCATAACAGAGTCCTTTGAAAAATTTGTAAGGCCCTCGATACCACATGATGCAGAGGAAATCAGGGTTCTTGACCTCTGCTCTGGCCTTGGATACAATACAGCGGCGCTCCTTGAATTCACATCTGCCATTGAAGTTACAGTGGACATGGTGGAGGTCTCCCCTGAGACACTCTCAGCGGCCCTCATTGTCCCATCACCTGTACCATCCCATGAACTGGTTAAGGCTGCCTATGAGGATCGCCTAATGGATATGGGAATCGTCGGCATTAGGGCATATCCCCCACCACCCCCTCAGGTCACCCTGCGGGTTCACTGTGAGGATGCAAGGGAGACACTCCAGAAACTTGAGGCTGACTGCTATGATGCCATCTTCCTTGATGCGTTCAGTCCAGGGGTTTCACCTGAACTCTACACTGTGGAATTTCTATCACAGATAGCCAGGGTTATAAAGCCGGATGGAGTCCTTGCGACCTACACCTCCGCGGCTCCCCTGAGATCAGCCCTTATAGAGGCTGGTTTCCATGTTGGGGCAGGCCCTGTATTTGGAAGGAAGTCGGCAGGTACACTGGCCTCAAAGGACCCCTCAAAGCTTAAAGAGCCCCTGGAATGGATGGATGAGAGGATGGTGGCCCTCAGTGATGCGGGGATACCCTACAGGGATCCTTTGCTGTCTTCAGATGGTGAAACCATAATAGAGAGGCGTCGAGCTGAGCGCAGGCTTGCTCGCGGTGTTACAAGGATATCGTCCGCCGTTAAAACTCCGATCTACCTTGGAGTCTCCGTTGAAGGGGATAGGATCGGGCGCAGAGTCCGGCGGAACCTTGAGAGGATGGGAATATCTGATCCGGCAGGAGAGGAGGCACTCTACATAATATGCCCCCAGATGGATGAGTGTGTATGTGGCTGTGGCGAGGAAAGGTTGGCAACCTCCAGGGAGAGGATACTCTCAATGAGAAGGAGACTGCTGGAAGTGGTCAGTTTCAGAGGGATGATCAAGGAGAATCCAGTCTGA
- the tgtA gene encoding tRNA guanosine(15) transglycosylase TgtA, translating to MFEIRSKDNLGRTGILKTEHGEVKTPALMPVIHPGKQTIDVKRFGAEIVITNAYIIYRNPELREEALRRGVHGLINFDGPVMTDSGSFQLSEYGDVEVENHEIVRFQDEIGTDIGTSLDIPTPPGVSHRRALEEVEITLQRARESLEYRERMMLNAVVQGSTHPDLRSYCASQLAELPVELHPIGAVVPLMESYRYRELVDAVLSSVSKLPPSRPRHLMGAGHPMIFALAASMGCDLFDSAAYILYAEDGRLLSTEGTYKLENLQEMPCSCRVCMEYTPSELRGMDAEDRRNLIAEHNLHVSFAEIRKVRQAIYDGSLMELVEERCRAHPRLLEGYRRMSAYVELSERFEPRSKRSAFFYTGPESLGRVEVHRYLQWVKKNLKGRMAIVGPSRKPYSSSLPSSISGFRSKKPQPDGEWRVVVADVPFGLIPLELDQVYPLAQSDVPGIMDLEARHFLRELILGLEGDVIISEDLCSELELQLPHPYSGEVETCVDDLDRIRMIAEYQFGEGAGDALFSADVRIERSRNTGKIRHIYSEEKLICTMRASDGLFVLSSEGARRLHRGTAYPRCRVAVNEESEPFAREGRSVFAKFIIDCDNNIRAGDEVLIVNAHDELLATGRALLCAEEMMDLNHGQAVKTRKGGF from the coding sequence ATGTTTGAGATAAGATCAAAGGACAACCTGGGAAGAACGGGTATCCTGAAGACAGAACACGGAGAGGTTAAGACACCGGCACTGATGCCGGTTATACATCCTGGTAAGCAGACCATTGACGTTAAGAGGTTCGGCGCCGAGATTGTGATAACCAATGCATACATAATCTACAGGAACCCTGAACTCAGGGAAGAGGCACTCAGAAGGGGTGTCCATGGACTCATAAACTTCGATGGTCCTGTAATGACGGATTCGGGTTCATTCCAGCTATCAGAGTACGGCGACGTTGAGGTTGAAAACCATGAAATAGTCCGCTTCCAGGATGAGATAGGCACAGACATAGGGACATCCCTGGATATACCAACACCTCCTGGTGTGAGCCACAGGAGGGCCCTTGAGGAGGTTGAGATCACACTTCAAAGGGCGAGGGAGTCCCTTGAGTACAGGGAGAGGATGATGCTCAATGCCGTTGTCCAGGGGTCAACCCACCCGGACCTCAGGAGTTACTGTGCCTCACAGCTTGCAGAGCTCCCGGTGGAACTCCACCCCATAGGTGCCGTCGTACCTCTCATGGAGTCCTACAGGTACAGGGAACTGGTTGACGCTGTACTATCCTCTGTTTCGAAGCTTCCACCATCAAGGCCAAGGCACCTCATGGGGGCTGGGCATCCGATGATATTCGCCCTCGCCGCTTCCATGGGATGTGACCTCTTTGATTCGGCTGCCTACATACTCTATGCAGAGGATGGCCGTCTTCTGAGTACAGAGGGGACATATAAACTTGAGAACCTCCAGGAGATGCCGTGCTCATGCAGGGTATGCATGGAGTATACCCCATCTGAGCTACGAGGGATGGACGCTGAGGATAGAAGGAACCTCATAGCTGAACACAACCTCCATGTGAGCTTTGCAGAGATAAGGAAGGTCCGCCAGGCAATTTATGATGGGAGCCTAATGGAACTTGTTGAGGAGAGATGCAGGGCACATCCAAGGCTCCTTGAGGGTTACAGGAGGATGTCGGCTTATGTTGAACTTTCTGAGAGATTCGAGCCAAGGTCCAAACGCTCAGCATTCTTCTACACTGGACCAGAGTCACTGGGGCGTGTTGAGGTTCACAGGTATCTTCAGTGGGTTAAGAAAAACCTGAAGGGAAGGATGGCCATCGTCGGCCCATCAAGGAAACCCTACTCATCCAGTTTACCCTCCAGTATCAGTGGTTTCCGCTCCAAGAAGCCCCAGCCCGATGGAGAGTGGAGGGTGGTGGTTGCAGACGTGCCCTTTGGTCTCATACCACTTGAACTTGACCAGGTCTACCCACTCGCCCAGAGCGATGTGCCGGGTATCATGGACCTGGAGGCCAGGCACTTCCTCAGAGAACTGATCCTGGGTCTTGAGGGGGATGTGATCATCAGTGAGGACCTCTGCAGTGAACTTGAACTTCAGCTTCCACACCCCTATTCCGGGGAGGTGGAAACATGTGTTGATGACCTTGACCGCATAAGGATGATTGCAGAGTACCAGTTTGGTGAGGGAGCGGGTGATGCGCTGTTTTCTGCTGATGTGAGGATTGAGAGGAGCCGTAACACAGGGAAGATAAGACATATCTACTCAGAAGAGAAACTGATATGCACCATGAGGGCCTCTGACGGCCTTTTTGTGCTCTCATCTGAGGGTGCCAGGAGGCTTCATAGGGGCACAGCCTACCCCCGCTGCAGGGTGGCTGTGAATGAGGAGTCTGAACCATTTGCAAGGGAGGGCAGGAGTGTATTTGCAAAGTTTATAATTGACTGCGACAATAATATAAGGGCCGGTGATGAAGTTTTAATTGTTAATGCTCATGATGAACTTCTGGCCACAGGCAGGGCCCTCCTCTGTGCCGAGGAGATGATGGACCTCAACCATGGCCAGGCAGTGAAAACCAGGAAAGGAGGATTTTAA
- a CDS encoding nascent polypeptide-associated complex protein, with amino-acid sequence MIPGMGMNPKQLKQMQRAMKQMGMDMKDLRGVEEVVIKLKKKEIIIKNPRVNVMDFMGQKTYQVTGKARERDLEAEVKIPEDDIELVMNQTGVSREEATRALQETGGDLAEAIMRLS; translated from the coding sequence ATGATACCGGGCATGGGAATGAACCCAAAGCAGCTGAAACAGATGCAGAGGGCCATGAAGCAGATGGGAATGGATATGAAGGACCTCCGTGGCGTTGAGGAGGTTGTGATCAAACTCAAGAAGAAGGAGATCATAATAAAAAATCCCCGCGTGAATGTCATGGACTTCATGGGTCAGAAGACCTATCAGGTGACAGGGAAGGCCCGTGAACGTGACCTTGAAGCTGAGGTTAAGATACCCGAGGATGACATTGAACTTGTCATGAACCAGACCGGTGTAAGCCGGGAGGAAGCCACCAGGGCCCTTCAGGAAACCGGGGGTGACCTGGCAGAGGCCATTATGAGGTTGAGCTGA
- a CDS encoding metallophosphoesterase: MVLIAHISDLHVGAPNFKEDILLEAIRQINELKPDATVITGDLTDNGYYLEFLQAAEYLSDLKGPHIFVPGNHDARHVGNETFEDVFRYRKGTFVMDDLTIIGLDSSEPDLDYGKIGRSQQIWMEEELGRASERGHFRVIALHHHIIPVPKTGRERNVLADAGDILYSIIRKGADLVISGHKHVPHVWRVEDTFFVTAGTVSSLKLRGKDINSYNTYYITEDSIRIVLNQVQGERIELASHSLQE, from the coding sequence ATGGTCTTGATAGCCCATATCTCGGATCTCCATGTGGGCGCACCCAACTTCAAGGAGGACATACTCCTTGAGGCGATAAGACAGATAAATGAGCTTAAACCTGACGCAACCGTTATAACAGGTGACCTTACAGATAACGGCTACTACCTTGAATTCCTTCAGGCCGCAGAGTACCTCAGCGACCTCAAGGGGCCCCACATATTTGTTCCAGGAAACCATGATGCAAGACATGTGGGAAACGAGACCTTTGAGGATGTCTTCAGGTACAGGAAGGGGACCTTTGTGATGGATGACCTCACAATAATAGGTCTTGACAGCAGTGAGCCGGATCTCGACTACGGCAAGATAGGGAGGTCCCAGCAGATCTGGATGGAGGAGGAACTTGGGAGGGCCTCAGAGAGGGGACATTTCAGGGTTATAGCCCTCCACCACCACATAATACCCGTTCCCAAGACCGGTCGTGAGAGGAACGTCCTTGCAGATGCAGGTGACATACTCTATTCAATAATCAGGAAGGGCGCTGACCTTGTGATATCGGGTCACAAGCATGTCCCCCATGTCTGGAGGGTTGAGGACACGTTCTTTGTAACCGCCGGGACGGTTTCATCCCTTAAACTGAGGGGTAAAGATATTAATTCATATAATACATATTACATTACTGAGGATTCTATAAGAATAGTTCTCAACCAGGTTCAGGGAGAAAGGATTGAACTGGCATCCCACAGCCTGCAGGAATAA
- a CDS encoding Zc3h12a-like ribonuclease, which produces MRVIIDASNVAHSRKNDDDRPCIENILSAAEELEKLGYDPVIIADASLRHEIDDKEKFRKLLEEGKFQQVPSGTTADHFILKLAEEEDAKILSNDVFREYKDEFQDINSRRIPYTFRDGRILIGTSGKPKKVKNILQKICNETLKEFERKRIDAYKAKRGKKLSGIAIAKEAIDRISRSQEEGLEPKLEGIFMKLPLFEKFMSMVEEVERTSNYIIFVLVHPRDYREAVKYAGNIAVTVGDRLKLEHAPLVAVRNDLFLKPGTFELNIMYSEDVMEEAPYNVNITINDHDYSFVKKNSRNIASTIAARIGSWRFPIVSVKPSMLLEKPGEFDVVLEKGGND; this is translated from the coding sequence TTGAGGGTAATTATAGATGCATCGAACGTCGCCCATTCAAGGAAAAACGACGATGATAGGCCATGCATAGAGAATATACTGTCAGCGGCAGAGGAACTTGAAAAACTCGGCTATGACCCTGTCATAATTGCCGATGCATCCCTGCGTCATGAGATAGATGATAAGGAGAAGTTCAGGAAACTCCTTGAGGAGGGGAAATTCCAGCAGGTGCCCTCAGGTACCACGGCTGATCACTTCATACTCAAGCTGGCCGAGGAGGAGGATGCCAAGATACTCTCGAATGACGTATTCAGGGAGTATAAGGACGAGTTTCAGGATATAAACAGCAGGAGGATACCCTACACATTCAGGGATGGCAGGATCCTCATAGGGACCTCTGGAAAGCCAAAGAAGGTTAAGAACATCCTCCAGAAAATCTGTAACGAAACCCTAAAGGAATTCGAGAGGAAGAGGATAGACGCATATAAGGCCAAAAGGGGCAAGAAACTCAGCGGGATAGCCATAGCCAAGGAGGCCATTGACAGAATAAGCAGGAGTCAGGAGGAGGGCCTTGAACCCAAACTTGAGGGTATATTCATGAAGCTCCCCCTCTTTGAGAAGTTCATGAGCATGGTGGAGGAGGTGGAGCGGACCAGCAACTACATAATATTCGTACTGGTGCACCCCAGGGACTACAGGGAGGCGGTGAAGTACGCCGGTAACATTGCTGTAACGGTTGGTGACAGGCTCAAACTGGAGCACGCCCCCCTGGTGGCTGTAAGGAACGACCTCTTCCTGAAACCTGGCACTTTTGAGCTGAACATAATGTACTCTGAGGATGTCATGGAGGAGGCCCCCTACAACGTTAACATAACCATAAATGATCACGATTACAGTTTTGTTAAGAAGAACTCAAGGAACATAGCAAGTACAATCGCAGCCAGGATAGGATCATGGAGGTTCCCCATAGTATCTGTTAAACCCAGCATGCTGCTTGAGAAGCCAGGGGAATTCGACGTGGTTCTTGAGAAGGGAGGCAATGATTGA
- the argJ gene encoding bifunctional ornithine acetyltransferase/N-acetylglutamate synthase: MKIRFIEGGVCAVDGVLAAGCREGKYGVGLIVSRNATAAGVLTSNRVRAEPVKLTERVIEGGRISAIVANSGNANCFTGRDGMSDALGMARVTAESLQLDAGEVAVASTGVIGRRMPIRKIESLIRRAADQLENSPEASGNLASAIMTTDTFPKEVAVEFQLEGGETARIGAVAKGSGMIAPNMATMLSFITTDVDASPSELREALRRAVDDSFNMLIVDGDESTNDMVIIASTCRSGRIDENFTEALGVVCRELARMMARDGEGATKSFQVDVVNARTQEDARMAARAIAGSSLVKTAIFGADPNWGRIVAAAGYSGAEFDPDRISVNLESESGSVGIVEEGEVLAFEGTPELELAERIMGDDEIRITVDLNAGSESATAYGCDLTYDYVRINAEYTT; encoded by the coding sequence ATGAAAATCAGGTTTATTGAAGGTGGCGTCTGCGCTGTTGATGGAGTGCTTGCGGCGGGTTGCCGTGAGGGCAAATATGGTGTTGGGCTTATTGTAAGCAGAAACGCGACTGCGGCGGGTGTTTTAACATCCAACAGGGTCCGGGCAGAACCTGTTAAACTGACGGAGAGGGTTATTGAGGGGGGCAGAATTTCAGCGATAGTTGCAAACAGTGGCAATGCCAACTGTTTCACAGGAAGAGATGGGATGAGTGATGCCCTTGGGATGGCAAGGGTAACAGCTGAATCACTCCAGCTGGATGCCGGTGAGGTTGCGGTTGCATCAACGGGCGTTATAGGAAGGAGGATGCCCATCAGGAAGATAGAATCCCTCATAAGAAGGGCTGCAGATCAACTTGAAAACTCCCCTGAAGCCTCAGGGAATCTTGCATCTGCAATAATGACCACAGACACATTCCCCAAGGAGGTTGCGGTGGAGTTCCAGCTTGAAGGCGGTGAGACAGCCCGTATAGGGGCGGTTGCCAAGGGTTCAGGGATGATAGCCCCAAACATGGCCACGATGCTCTCCTTCATAACTACTGATGTTGATGCATCACCTTCAGAGCTCAGGGAGGCCCTCAGGAGGGCGGTTGATGACAGCTTCAACATGCTCATAGTGGATGGTGATGAGAGCACCAATGACATGGTTATAATAGCATCAACCTGCAGGTCAGGGAGAATCGATGAGAACTTCACTGAGGCCCTTGGGGTCGTCTGCAGGGAACTTGCCCGTATGATGGCCCGTGACGGTGAGGGGGCCACCAAGTCATTCCAGGTTGATGTGGTGAATGCCAGGACACAGGAGGATGCGAGAATGGCTGCAAGGGCAATCGCAGGTTCATCCCTCGTTAAGACGGCAATATTTGGGGCCGACCCAAACTGGGGACGTATAGTTGCGGCTGCAGGATATTCAGGTGCAGAATTTGACCCTGACAGGATAAGTGTGAACCTGGAATCTGAGAGTGGATCTGTTGGGATAGTTGAGGAGGGGGAGGTCCTTGCCTTTGAGGGTACACCTGAACTTGAACTTGCAGAGAGGATAATGGGTGATGATGAGATAAGAATAACAGTTGACCTCAACGCCGGCAGTGAATCTGCAACTGCATACGGCTGTGATCTCACCTATGACTATGTGAGGATAAATGCAGAGTATACTACTTAA
- the argB gene encoding acetylglutamate kinase, with translation MKTVNILVEALPYIKKFHKKKIMIKYGGHAMIDEAAMDSTARDTVLLKYVGMEPVVVHGGGPEISRAMNKMGKEPRFIEGLRVTDEETMEIVKMVLVGKINTSIVSKICYHGGRAIGLSGKDSNLLLAKKRAPHVVKDAETGEKREIDLGLVGEIESVDPGIINMLTDNNYIPVISPIGVDRNANTLNLNADTVAGEVAAGIGAEKLIVLTDVPGILEDPSDPDTLIRKVSVDELSDLVKSGIVEGGMLPKTLTCIQAINDGVSSAHIIDGRVEHSLLLEIFTKKGIGTMITR, from the coding sequence ATGAAGACCGTTAACATTCTGGTGGAGGCACTCCCCTACATCAAGAAGTTTCACAAAAAAAAGATAATGATAAAGTATGGCGGCCATGCCATGATAGATGAGGCCGCAATGGACTCAACCGCACGGGATACTGTGCTGTTGAAGTATGTGGGAATGGAGCCGGTGGTTGTCCATGGAGGTGGCCCTGAGATTTCAAGGGCCATGAATAAGATGGGCAAGGAGCCAAGATTCATAGAGGGCCTCAGGGTTACAGATGAGGAGACCATGGAGATAGTCAAGATGGTCCTCGTGGGTAAGATAAACACCAGCATCGTCTCAAAGATATGCTACCATGGTGGGAGGGCCATAGGACTGTCAGGTAAGGACAGCAACCTTCTTCTTGCAAAAAAGAGGGCTCCACATGTTGTTAAGGATGCTGAGACAGGTGAGAAAAGGGAGATAGACCTGGGACTTGTGGGTGAAATTGAATCAGTGGACCCTGGCATAATCAACATGCTCACAGATAACAATTACATCCCTGTGATATCACCCATAGGTGTTGACAGGAACGCCAACACACTGAACCTCAATGCAGATACGGTTGCAGGTGAGGTTGCAGCGGGTATAGGGGCAGAGAAGCTTATAGTGCTCACAGATGTGCCTGGAATACTCGAGGACCCCTCAGATCCCGACACCCTCATAAGGAAGGTGAGCGTTGATGAACTCAGCGACCTTGTAAAGAGCGGTATAGTGGAGGGGGGGATGCTCCCCAAGACACTCACATGCATACAGGCCATAAATGATGGTGTCTCATCGGCCCATATAATAGATGGAAGGGTTGAGCACTCACTTCTACTTGAAATATTTACCAAGAAGGGAATAGGGACCATGATAACCAGGTGA
- the aksF gene encoding homoisocitrate dehydrogenase, translating into MYRITVIPGDGIGKEVMEAALHVLKGLDLDLEFVYAEAGNECFIRCGETIPEETVKLVRRSDATLFGAVTTVPGQKSAIITLRRELDLFANLRPVKSLPGVPCLYPDLDFVIVRENTEDLYVGDEEFTADGAVARRIITRRASRRISRFAFEYARREGWSRVTAVHKANVLKKTDGVFREEFYRVASEYPEMEAEDYYVDATAMYLITQPQEFQVLVTTNLFGDILSDEAAGLIGGLGLAPSANIGEKNAIFEPVHGSAPQIAGKNIANPTAMILTTTLMLKHLNKTEEAQKIQKALERTLLKGIMTPDLGGSASTMEMASAIKQELVE; encoded by the coding sequence ATGTACAGAATAACAGTTATACCCGGTGATGGTATCGGTAAGGAGGTCATGGAGGCCGCCCTCCACGTTCTCAAAGGACTGGACCTTGACCTGGAATTTGTGTATGCAGAGGCAGGTAATGAGTGCTTCATAAGGTGCGGTGAGACCATACCAGAGGAAACAGTGAAACTCGTCAGAAGGTCTGATGCAACCCTCTTTGGTGCAGTGACAACAGTGCCGGGACAGAAGAGTGCCATAATTACATTGAGGCGTGAACTCGATCTTTTTGCGAATTTGAGGCCTGTTAAGTCCCTTCCGGGTGTCCCGTGCCTCTACCCTGACCTTGACTTTGTCATAGTGAGGGAGAACACAGAGGACCTCTATGTGGGTGATGAGGAGTTCACTGCTGATGGTGCTGTTGCAAGGAGGATCATAACACGCCGTGCTTCCAGAAGAATCAGCAGGTTCGCATTTGAGTATGCCCGGAGGGAGGGCTGGAGTCGTGTGACCGCGGTGCACAAGGCCAACGTCCTTAAAAAGACCGATGGGGTGTTCAGGGAGGAATTCTACCGGGTGGCATCAGAGTACCCTGAGATGGAGGCAGAGGACTACTATGTGGACGCCACAGCCATGTACCTCATAACACAGCCCCAGGAATTCCAGGTCCTGGTCACAACAAACCTCTTCGGAGACATACTCTCAGACGAAGCAGCAGGACTCATCGGAGGACTCGGACTCGCACCATCAGCAAACATAGGAGAAAAAAACGCAATATTCGAACCAGTCCACGGATCAGCACCCCAGATAGCCGGAAAAAACATAGCAAACCCCACAGCCATGATACTCACAACAACACTCATGCTAAAACACCTCAACAAAACAGAGGAAGCACAGAAAATACAGAAAGCACTTGAAAGGACCCTGCTCAAGGGGATAATGACACCTGACCTTGGGGGAAGTGCCAGTACCATGGAGATGGCCAGTGCCATAAAACAGGAATTAGTTGAATAA